From Acidimicrobiales bacterium, the proteins below share one genomic window:
- the otsB gene encoding trehalose-phosphatase, which translates to MTTPLAPFLDSPRTAGILTDFDGTLAPIVEDPAGARPLPGAVEVLHRLSRRYKRVAVVSGRPAAFLARRLRLEEAPELFVSGLYGMEYAEGDATTTHPRAEEWRAVIETAACEAEEQAPDGVAVERKGLSVTVHYRTVPEHGEWVRLWCEATAARTGLAVHPARMSDELRPPVEVDKGTVVRELSEGLAAVCFLGDDVGDLPAFAALDALREQGVATLKVVAGSDEVPPGLVEAADIIVDGPVGALALLEQLAG; encoded by the coding sequence GTGACCACCCCCCTGGCGCCCTTCCTCGACTCGCCGCGCACGGCAGGCATCCTCACCGACTTCGACGGCACGCTCGCTCCCATCGTCGAGGACCCGGCGGGCGCCCGCCCCCTGCCCGGCGCCGTCGAGGTGCTGCACCGGTTGTCGCGCCGCTACAAGCGGGTGGCCGTCGTGTCCGGCCGTCCCGCCGCCTTCCTGGCCCGCCGCCTCCGCCTGGAGGAGGCGCCCGAGCTGTTCGTGTCCGGCCTCTACGGCATGGAGTACGCCGAGGGCGACGCCACCACCACCCACCCCCGGGCCGAAGAGTGGCGCGCCGTCATCGAGACAGCGGCGTGCGAGGCCGAGGAACAGGCGCCCGACGGCGTCGCCGTGGAACGCAAGGGGCTCTCGGTCACCGTCCACTACCGCACGGTGCCCGAGCACGGGGAATGGGTCCGCCTGTGGTGCGAGGCCACGGCGGCCCGCACCGGCCTGGCGGTGCACCCCGCCCGCATGTCGGACGAGCTGCGCCCGCCGGTCGAGGTCGACAAGGGCACCGTGGTGCGGGAGCTGTCGGAAGGGTTGGCCGCCGTGTGCTTCCTGGGCGACGACGTGGGCGACCTGCCTGCCTTCGCCGCCCTCGACGCCCTGCGCGAGCAAGGGGTGGCCACCCTCAAGGTGGTGGCGGGCAGCGACGAGGTGCCGCCCGGCCTGGTGGAGGCGGCCGACATCATCGTCGACGGCCCCGTGGGCGCTCTCGCCCTGTTGGAGCAGTTGGCGGGCTAG